Proteins encoded by one window of Tunturibacter psychrotolerans:
- a CDS encoding DUF4242 domain-containing protein: MKRYVIEREIPKVGTLERQQLKEAAAKSNDALRKLAPDIQWVESFVAADKTFCIYLAKDEAVIHRHAELSGFPASTITEISKKIDPTTAS, encoded by the coding sequence ATGAAACGTTACGTTATCGAACGCGAGATCCCGAAGGTTGGAACACTCGAGCGGCAACAACTGAAGGAAGCCGCCGCCAAATCAAACGACGCGCTGCGCAAGCTCGCTCCGGATATTCAATGGGTCGAATCCTTCGTCGCAGCGGACAAGACGTTCTGTATCTACCTCGCCAAAGATGAAGCCGTCATTCATCGCCACGCAGAGCTAAGTGGCTTCCCTGCTTCCACAATCACAGAGATTAGCAAGAAGATCGATCCCACAACTGCTTCGTAA
- the rpsO gene encoding 30S ribosomal protein S15 has protein sequence MLASAKKTDIIEKFRTHDSDTGSPEVQIAILSERIGELTEHFKAHKKDHGSRRGLLMLVSKRRRLLDYLKKCDADRYREVIGKLGIRK, from the coding sequence GTGTTGGCATCCGCTAAAAAGACAGACATTATTGAGAAGTTCCGCACGCACGACTCAGATACCGGGAGTCCAGAAGTTCAGATCGCTATTTTGAGCGAGCGTATTGGCGAGTTAACGGAACACTTCAAAGCACATAAGAAGGACCACGGATCGCGCCGCGGGCTTCTAATGCTCGTGAGCAAGCGTCGTCGTTTGCTTGATTATTTGAAGAAGTGTGACGCAGACCGATATCGCGAGGTCATCGGCAAACTCGGAATCCGCAAGTAA
- a CDS encoding glycosyltransferase, with translation MHTPLGDSRPIIITEIEQFGGAERSIVALSRWLYQHNLPNHVVTYFDRCNLAQCATHPLQVVELKPGAGAQKKIASLRAYFNQQPANSPKLLASGYQPALHAVLAGQRGFHTLMHDTPSLFGDQEARSLSTKLRIAISNRIIGYGLRSGGNTIVTSEYLRSECRKDFNIDATIARMGGLGSTLLIPSAHAVNDQLRMFSVCRIEPNKRIDWIIRALAKLERADKSLSSTIDWRLDLAGKGSLIPSLRGMAQNLGIGERIHFHGFVPDEDLEQLFAQAHLFLMPAVQGYGIPAIESLQRGIPVLLHRESGVSDILLDSPWATVLTGGEENMAPALRSAIESILQGRHHAVAQPHLPTEDQWAERVATLCNWL, from the coding sequence ATGCATACACCCTTAGGCGACTCACGCCCCATCATCATCACGGAGATAGAGCAGTTCGGAGGTGCCGAGCGCAGCATCGTCGCGCTTTCTCGCTGGCTCTATCAACACAACCTGCCGAATCACGTCGTCACCTACTTCGACCGCTGCAATCTAGCTCAATGCGCCACCCACCCTCTGCAGGTTGTCGAACTAAAGCCCGGAGCTGGAGCACAGAAAAAGATCGCGTCGCTCCGCGCATACTTCAACCAACAGCCTGCCAACTCTCCCAAACTGCTTGCCTCCGGCTACCAACCCGCACTGCACGCAGTCCTTGCCGGACAGCGTGGCTTTCACACCCTCATGCATGACACGCCCTCGCTGTTCGGCGATCAGGAAGCCCGCAGCCTCTCTACTAAGCTGCGTATCGCTATCTCGAATCGCATCATTGGCTATGGTCTCCGCTCAGGTGGCAACACCATCGTTACCAGCGAATATCTCCGCAGCGAATGCCGCAAAGACTTCAACATCGACGCCACAATCGCCCGTATGGGCGGCCTCGGATCCACTCTATTGATCCCTTCTGCTCACGCAGTAAACGACCAGCTCCGAATGTTCTCCGTCTGCCGTATCGAGCCAAACAAGCGAATCGACTGGATCATCCGTGCCCTCGCCAAACTCGAACGCGCCGACAAATCCCTCTCCTCCACCATCGATTGGAGACTCGATCTCGCCGGCAAGGGTTCTCTCATCCCCTCACTGCGCGGCATGGCTCAGAACCTCGGCATCGGCGAACGGATTCACTTCCACGGCTTTGTCCCCGACGAAGATCTCGAGCAGCTCTTCGCGCAAGCCCACCTGTTCCTTATGCCCGCCGTTCAGGGCTACGGAATTCCCGCAATCGAATCGCTTCAGCGCGGCATCCCTGTCCTGCTCCATCGTGAATCAGGCGTCAGCGACATCCTGCTCGACAGCCCATGGGCGACCGTTCTCACTGGCGGAGAAGAGAACATGGCTCCCGCGCTCAGATCGGCGATCGAAAGCATCCTCCAGGGCAGGCATCACGCCGTCGCACAGCCCCACCTTCCCACAGAAGATCAATGGGCCGAACGTGTTGCGACACTTTGCAATTGGTTGTAA
- the pnp gene encoding polyribonucleotide nucleotidyltransferase, with protein MKQDVIVELAGGKQIKFETGRMAKQAPGAALTSSGDNVVLATATSSPDPKEGIDFFPLTVEYREFTYAGGRIPGGFIKREGRPSEKEILTSRQIDRPIRPLFPEAFRNETQVVAFVYSADKENDPDVLGINGASCALALSDIPFHGPVGAVRIGLIDDQFVVNPTYAERAQSKLNIMVVGTKDGIVMIESGAKEVAENRVVDAIEFAHEQIKKICSAIDDLVARAGKAKRAVNAVEIDHEYLNELNAKIGSQLKDALDTEKHPKFESYALVKSIKDELKKGLPEDEGAAAKKLSKYYELLREKIFRDQVLNDRIRPDHRAFDKIRDLSIEVGVLPRVHGSALFTRGETQALVSATLGTTDDAQRLESYEGEQKRRFMLHYNFPPFSVGEVGRMSGVGRREIGHGALAFRAIEAVLPAEDESPYTLRVVSDILESNGSSSMATVCGASLALMQAGIAIKGSVAGVAMGLVKEGDNYAILTDIAGAEDHYGDMDFKVAGTRNGITALQMDIKIMGITPQIMREALEQARKGRLFLLDTMDGVISGANQEKSQFAPRIHTLQIPTDKIRDLIGPGGKVIRGIIDATGVKIDVDDSGRVNVASSDADGLARAIQMISDLTAVPEIGKTYLGKVVRLAEFGAFVEIFPGTDGLLHVSEIAEHRVKEVKDELREGDQILVKVLAIEGNRIKLSRKAVLREQRAKLGLPEPGQVGTDGGAVAAGAAGGQARQDAVAGDVAGGDDDAEDFEDDGDEAADEPNFNRAEGAVPVQAGGAPGSNGPGGQRRPGGGRRRRGGRRPGSGSGAPSGGGNR; from the coding sequence ATGAAACAAGATGTGATAGTTGAGCTTGCCGGCGGCAAGCAAATTAAATTCGAGACCGGACGCATGGCGAAGCAGGCCCCCGGTGCGGCACTCACCTCAAGCGGCGACAACGTAGTTTTGGCTACGGCAACTTCTTCGCCTGATCCGAAAGAAGGGATCGATTTTTTCCCTCTTACCGTCGAATATCGTGAGTTTACTTATGCTGGTGGCCGTATTCCCGGTGGATTCATCAAGCGTGAAGGACGTCCGAGTGAGAAGGAGATTCTTACAAGTCGTCAGATCGACCGTCCTATTCGCCCGCTGTTTCCGGAGGCGTTTCGGAATGAGACCCAGGTCGTTGCGTTTGTCTACTCTGCGGACAAGGAAAATGATCCGGATGTGCTCGGAATCAATGGTGCCAGTTGCGCTTTGGCTTTGAGCGATATTCCTTTTCATGGACCAGTTGGTGCCGTTCGAATTGGGTTGATTGACGATCAGTTTGTCGTGAACCCTACTTATGCTGAGCGGGCGCAGAGCAAGTTGAACATCATGGTCGTAGGGACGAAAGACGGCATCGTAATGATCGAGTCTGGCGCGAAGGAAGTTGCGGAGAACCGTGTGGTTGACGCAATTGAGTTTGCTCACGAGCAGATCAAGAAAATTTGCTCGGCAATTGACGATCTGGTTGCTCGCGCGGGTAAAGCGAAGCGTGCCGTCAATGCTGTTGAGATCGATCATGAGTATCTGAATGAACTGAATGCAAAGATCGGTTCGCAGTTGAAAGATGCTCTCGACACCGAGAAGCACCCGAAGTTTGAAAGCTATGCGCTGGTGAAGTCCATCAAGGATGAACTGAAGAAGGGTTTGCCTGAGGACGAGGGAGCAGCAGCGAAGAAGCTCAGCAAATACTATGAGCTTTTACGCGAGAAAATCTTCCGCGATCAGGTTTTGAACGACCGGATCCGTCCAGATCATCGTGCTTTCGACAAGATTCGCGACCTGAGCATCGAGGTTGGCGTGCTTCCGCGTGTTCACGGTTCGGCTCTGTTCACGCGTGGTGAGACCCAGGCGCTGGTGAGTGCAACTCTGGGCACAACGGATGATGCTCAGCGGCTTGAGAGTTATGAGGGAGAGCAAAAGCGGCGCTTTATGCTGCACTACAATTTCCCGCCGTTCTCGGTTGGTGAGGTTGGACGTATGTCGGGCGTGGGGCGGCGAGAGATCGGTCACGGCGCACTCGCTTTTCGGGCGATCGAAGCTGTGCTGCCTGCTGAAGATGAGTCGCCGTACACTTTGCGGGTGGTCTCGGACATTCTCGAATCGAACGGATCGTCGTCGATGGCAACAGTGTGTGGTGCTTCGCTTGCTTTGATGCAGGCTGGCATTGCCATCAAGGGATCGGTCGCAGGTGTTGCGATGGGTCTGGTGAAAGAGGGCGATAACTATGCCATCTTGACTGATATCGCAGGCGCTGAGGACCACTACGGCGATATGGACTTCAAGGTTGCAGGTACGCGTAACGGAATCACAGCGCTGCAGATGGATATCAAGATCATGGGTATCACTCCGCAGATCATGCGAGAGGCTCTGGAGCAGGCGCGCAAGGGTCGGCTCTTCCTGCTTGATACGATGGACGGCGTGATCTCGGGTGCAAACCAGGAGAAGTCGCAGTTCGCTCCGCGCATTCATACGCTGCAGATTCCTACGGATAAGATCCGCGATCTGATCGGACCAGGAGGCAAAGTCATTCGCGGAATCATCGATGCTACCGGTGTGAAGATTGACGTCGACGATTCAGGGCGCGTCAATGTTGCTTCGAGCGATGCTGATGGTCTTGCTCGCGCGATACAGATGATCAGCGATTTGACTGCTGTTCCTGAGATTGGGAAGACCTATCTTGGCAAAGTCGTTCGGCTTGCTGAGTTCGGTGCGTTTGTCGAAATCTTCCCCGGAACTGATGGACTTCTGCATGTTTCAGAGATTGCAGAACATCGTGTGAAGGAAGTGAAGGACGAACTTCGCGAGGGTGATCAGATTCTGGTGAAGGTTCTTGCGATTGAAGGTAATCGCATCAAGCTTTCGAGAAAAGCTGTTTTGCGTGAACAACGCGCTAAACTCGGTCTTCCGGAGCCAGGTCAGGTTGGTACGGATGGGGGCGCCGTTGCGGCTGGTGCAGCTGGCGGCCAGGCTCGCCAGGATGCTGTTGCTGGTGATGTTGCCGGAGGCGATGATGACGCTGAGGACTTCGAGGATGATGGTGACGAGGCTGCAGACGAGCCTAACTTCAACCGTGCGGAGGGCGCTGTTCCTGTCCAGGCGGGCGGAGCTCCAGGGTCGAATGGACCTGGTGGGCAGAGGCGGCCGGGTGGCGGAAGGCGTCGTCGCGGTGGTCGTCGGCCGGGTTCGGGTTCCGGTGCGCCTTCGGGCGGCGGCAATCGGTAA
- the aroA gene encoding 3-phosphoshikimate 1-carboxyvinyltransferase: protein MSSISSTRTIRPARTLQGSLVLPGDKSISHRYAMLAGLAEGTTRLSNFSTGADPHSSLACMEALGATVVHKADKTIEITGTAGQFQQSSAPLDCGNSGSTMRMLAGLIAPHPHTFTLIGDHSLTLRPMERIRKPLSLMGAKIDLVEGHAPITIQGTPLRAIDFDTPIPSAQVKTAVLFAGLQANGTTSLTEAIRTRDHSEQALRAFGATLNRTTAASGDVTKLSIPGGQTLKAIDATIPGDISSAAFFLCAALLFPDSNLILDGVGMNPTRAALLDVITALGGKIKVLNVEEHHGELVGTVQVKVSPNGLRGMHIGGALAAQIIDELPVLAAIAPYTSDGITIRDARELRVKESDRIALVAKNLRAMGAELTEHEDGLVIPGNQKLHGAQIDSGTDHRIAMAFSIAALRATGDTEIHGAESAAISFPEFFTHLDDLCQR from the coding sequence ATGTCCTCCATATCAAGCACGCGGACAATCCGTCCCGCCCGAACTCTGCAAGGCTCGCTCGTTCTCCCCGGCGACAAATCCATCTCGCACCGTTACGCGATGCTGGCTGGCCTCGCCGAGGGCACTACCCGCCTCTCCAACTTCTCAACCGGCGCCGACCCCCACTCCTCTCTCGCCTGCATGGAAGCCCTCGGCGCAACCGTCGTCCACAAAGCAGACAAGACCATCGAGATCACTGGCACCGCCGGCCAATTTCAGCAATCCTCTGCGCCCCTCGACTGTGGCAACTCCGGCTCCACCATGCGCATGCTCGCCGGCCTCATCGCCCCTCATCCTCATACCTTCACTCTCATCGGCGACCACTCCCTCACCCTCCGCCCCATGGAGCGCATTCGCAAACCGCTCAGCCTGATGGGCGCAAAGATTGACCTGGTCGAAGGCCACGCCCCAATCACCATTCAAGGGACGCCGCTCCGAGCGATCGACTTCGACACCCCAATCCCCAGCGCTCAAGTCAAAACCGCCGTCCTCTTCGCCGGCCTCCAGGCCAACGGCACCACCAGCCTGACCGAAGCCATTCGCACCCGCGACCACTCCGAACAAGCCCTTAGAGCCTTCGGCGCCACACTCAACCGCACAACCGCCGCCTCAGGTGACGTCACAAAACTCAGCATCCCGGGCGGCCAAACCCTCAAAGCAATCGACGCCACCATCCCAGGCGACATCTCCTCCGCAGCCTTCTTCCTCTGCGCCGCACTACTCTTCCCCGACTCCAACCTCATCCTTGACGGCGTAGGCATGAACCCCACCCGCGCCGCCCTTCTCGACGTCATCACCGCGCTCGGTGGCAAAATCAAAGTTCTCAACGTCGAAGAACACCACGGCGAACTTGTCGGCACCGTTCAGGTCAAGGTCTCCCCCAACGGCCTACGCGGCATGCACATCGGCGGAGCCCTCGCCGCGCAGATCATCGACGAGTTGCCGGTCCTAGCCGCCATCGCTCCCTACACCAGCGACGGCATCACCATCCGCGACGCCCGCGAACTCCGCGTCAAAGAGTCCGACCGCATCGCACTGGTCGCCAAAAACCTCCGCGCCATGGGAGCCGAACTCACCGAACACGAAGACGGCCTAGTCATCCCGGGCAATCAAAAACTTCACGGAGCGCAGATCGACTCGGGCACCGACCATCGCATCGCCATGGCCTTCTCCATCGCAGCTCTTCGCGCCACCGGCGACACCGAGATCCACGGCGCCGAATCCGCCGCCATCAGTTTTCCCGAGTTCTTCACTCATCTCGACGATCTCTGCCAACGCTAA
- a CDS encoding bifunctional nuclease family protein yields the protein MNPSSVQPVVQAPDEVEMQIRGLMMDPVTNMPIIVLKDVESDLVLPIWVGIFEANAIALELEKTATPRPMTHDLLQNMARGLNAVVRKVVVSELRDDTFYAVIWLDHAGEIVTMDARPSDAIALALRWDCPIYVNREVLESSKQATSSSPNVNAEEMRRWLENLNDDDMGRYKM from the coding sequence ATGAATCCCTCTTCGGTTCAACCCGTCGTCCAGGCTCCTGATGAAGTGGAGATGCAGATTCGCGGGCTCATGATGGACCCGGTCACGAATATGCCGATCATCGTGTTGAAAGACGTGGAGAGCGACCTGGTGTTGCCGATCTGGGTCGGAATATTTGAGGCGAATGCAATTGCGCTGGAGTTGGAGAAGACGGCTACGCCGCGGCCGATGACGCACGATCTGTTGCAAAACATGGCTCGTGGGCTGAATGCGGTGGTGCGCAAAGTTGTGGTGTCCGAGCTGCGCGATGATACGTTTTACGCAGTAATCTGGCTGGATCATGCGGGGGAGATTGTGACGATGGATGCACGGCCGTCCGACGCGATCGCGCTGGCGCTGCGCTGGGATTGCCCGATCTACGTCAATCGCGAGGTACTCGAGAGCTCGAAACAAGCTACCAGCAGTTCGCCGAATGTGAACGCTGAGGAGATGCGGCGGTGGCTCGAAAATCTGAATGACGATGATATGGGCCGCTACAAGATGTAA
- a CDS encoding GlxA family transcriptional regulator, with translation MTGLKDVTVLFLDETFSSTAIGPMEVFRHAGTLWNAFAGQKPVSRFRVTTASVDGRAVRCDGPIHITPAASLKQIRKTDLIFIPSTGLSVEDVVERNAEVVPWLERWANRGAAIASVCSGVGLVAATGLLDDRRATTHWSLAERFRVKYPKVRWMPELMVTEDHNFYCGGGVHASLDLSLYLVERFCGHEVAVQSAKAMLIETPRAWQSGYAIVHLKTEHSDGMIFSAQEWFHQNFNKDFPLEEPAKSVGMSLRNFVRRFKQATGDTPLIYLQKLRIAAAKRLLEGGHRSMHEISDAVGYQDPAFFREVFQRHTGVSPSAYRQRFGL, from the coding sequence ATGACAGGTCTCAAAGATGTCACGGTTTTGTTTCTCGACGAAACTTTCTCCTCCACAGCTATAGGTCCGATGGAAGTCTTTCGCCACGCGGGCACGTTGTGGAATGCATTTGCGGGACAAAAACCTGTCTCTCGTTTTCGAGTGACGACAGCTTCGGTGGATGGACGCGCGGTGCGTTGCGATGGGCCTATTCATATCACGCCTGCTGCATCGCTCAAACAGATCCGGAAGACCGATCTCATCTTCATTCCGTCGACGGGACTGAGCGTAGAGGACGTAGTTGAGCGCAATGCAGAGGTGGTGCCGTGGCTGGAGCGTTGGGCCAATCGTGGAGCTGCAATTGCGAGTGTGTGCTCAGGTGTGGGCTTGGTGGCTGCGACGGGGCTGCTCGATGATAGACGGGCCACGACGCACTGGAGCCTTGCGGAACGGTTTCGGGTGAAGTATCCCAAGGTGCGATGGATGCCCGAATTGATGGTCACGGAAGATCACAACTTTTACTGCGGCGGCGGAGTGCATGCGTCGCTTGATCTCAGCCTTTATCTAGTTGAGCGATTCTGCGGACATGAGGTCGCGGTGCAGAGCGCGAAGGCGATGTTGATCGAGACACCACGGGCGTGGCAGTCAGGATATGCAATCGTTCATTTGAAGACCGAGCACTCCGATGGAATGATCTTCAGCGCACAGGAGTGGTTTCATCAGAACTTCAATAAGGATTTTCCGCTTGAGGAGCCGGCGAAGAGCGTAGGGATGAGCTTGCGCAACTTCGTTCGCCGGTTTAAGCAAGCTACGGGAGATACACCTTTGATCTACTTGCAGAAGCTGCGAATCGCCGCCGCAAAGCGCCTGCTTGAGGGCGGCCATCGCTCGATGCACGAGATCAGCGATGCTGTGGGGTATCAGGATCCCGCTTTTTTCCGCGAAGTATTCCAGAGGCACACGGGGGTTTCTCCTAGTGCGTATCGGCAGAGGTTCGGGCTGTAG
- a CDS encoding PhoU domain-containing protein codes for MKLYQPINVLRVQLVEMSRLSQRALDYSIKGYQLGSPEFSRSVGSTEQELEQHHQRIKDICRKLAARKVTDSADCRFVLIALRLSSALRTTSRAAVQIAQDTPSSFEGSRMPRHAALCNLGDLVNSLVRLCIVALFKQEARYAETVLQSQAVWRRCEFVFANVHESEYQSSGEDTFEPAIARSLGTVARQAHDMADAILFWLKESDRELFHANGHDTLNFLFVGSCVPETLPGLRPLSLVH; via the coding sequence ATGAAACTCTATCAACCCATCAACGTCTTGCGGGTCCAGCTTGTTGAGATGTCACGCTTGTCACAACGCGCTCTCGATTACTCCATTAAAGGGTACCAGCTGGGATCTCCCGAGTTCAGCCGCTCCGTAGGCAGCACCGAGCAAGAACTCGAACAGCATCACCAGCGAATCAAAGATATCTGCCGCAAGCTCGCTGCACGCAAAGTAACCGATTCTGCCGACTGCCGCTTCGTTCTCATCGCGCTGCGTCTCAGCAGCGCTCTCCGCACTACCTCCCGTGCAGCAGTCCAGATCGCGCAAGACACGCCTTCGTCCTTTGAAGGCAGCCGCATGCCCAGACACGCGGCACTGTGCAATCTCGGAGATCTTGTGAACTCTCTGGTTCGTTTGTGTATCGTCGCCCTCTTCAAACAGGAAGCCCGGTACGCCGAGACAGTTCTTCAGAGTCAGGCGGTATGGCGGCGGTGCGAGTTCGTCTTCGCGAACGTGCACGAGTCCGAATATCAGTCCAGCGGCGAAGATACCTTCGAGCCAGCCATCGCACGCAGCCTTGGCACAGTTGCAAGACAAGCTCACGACATGGCCGATGCAATCCTCTTCTGGCTCAAAGAGAGCGATCGCGAACTCTTCCATGCCAATGGCCACGACACCCTGAACTTCCTCTTCGTTGGCAGCTGTGTCCCTGAGACTCTGCCGGGACTTCGACCCCTCTCGTTGGTCCACTAA
- a CDS encoding dienelactone hydrolase family protein, producing the protein MSEWIKLKANDGHELSAYVARPHGEAIGVLVLVQEIFGVNAHIRSVADGYAKDGFLVVAPAIFDRFEPGVQLAYQPDDMKRAYTFYGMLKPETTLLDVAAAYEWASKAGKKIGVIGYCYGGLTSWLVATRGEKYKMHPSCCIGYYAGGIGSVAKENPSCPVMLHFGANDSHIGQDQVEAVRSAHPEVEIFVYEGAGHAFNRDIDPNSFHTASAKLARERSLGFLKKHLA; encoded by the coding sequence ATGAGTGAGTGGATCAAGCTGAAGGCAAACGACGGTCATGAGCTAAGTGCGTATGTTGCACGGCCTCATGGCGAAGCAATTGGTGTGTTGGTTCTGGTGCAGGAGATCTTTGGCGTCAATGCCCATATCCGCAGCGTGGCGGATGGATATGCCAAAGACGGATTTTTGGTGGTCGCTCCCGCGATCTTCGACCGGTTCGAACCTGGCGTGCAGCTAGCGTACCAGCCGGACGATATGAAGAGGGCGTACACGTTCTACGGCATGCTGAAGCCCGAGACTACGCTGTTGGATGTTGCTGCAGCGTATGAGTGGGCGAGTAAGGCTGGGAAGAAGATCGGCGTGATCGGCTACTGCTACGGCGGTTTGACGAGCTGGCTGGTTGCGACCCGCGGGGAAAAATACAAGATGCACCCTTCCTGCTGCATTGGCTACTATGCGGGCGGGATCGGGTCGGTGGCGAAGGAGAATCCGAGCTGCCCGGTTATGTTGCACTTTGGGGCGAATGATAGCCATATCGGACAGGACCAGGTTGAAGCGGTTCGGTCCGCCCATCCAGAGGTGGAAATCTTCGTCTATGAAGGGGCGGGACATGCCTTCAACCGCGATATAGACCCAAACAGCTTCCATACTGCTTCGGCGAAGCTGGCGCGGGAGCGTTCGCTGGGGTTTTTGAAGAAGCATCTCGCCTAA
- a CDS encoding dienelactone hydrolase family protein: protein MIIVNDEYVTLDTPNGPMRTHIVRPAAPGRYPGIVFYSEIFQITAPIRRTAAMLAGHGYIVAMPEIYHEFEPAGTVFAYDQAGSDRGNALKTTKELSSYDADARAALDHLKSRSDCTGHLGAMGICIGGHLAFRAAMNPDVLATACFYATDIHKGSLSKGGDNSLERTKDINGELLMIWGRQDPHIPLEGRMAVLARLNELEKKFSWHEVNGAHAFMRDEGVRYDPELAHTLYDLVFNFFHRKLGEGDQSAQPTASTETRH from the coding sequence ATGATCATCGTCAACGACGAGTACGTCACACTCGACACCCCCAACGGCCCCATGCGAACCCACATCGTCCGCCCCGCCGCCCCCGGCCGTTACCCCGGCATCGTCTTCTACTCCGAGATCTTCCAGATCACCGCGCCCATCCGCCGCACCGCCGCCATGCTCGCCGGCCACGGCTACATTGTCGCCATGCCCGAGATCTACCACGAGTTCGAACCCGCCGGCACCGTCTTCGCCTACGACCAGGCCGGTTCCGACCGCGGCAACGCCCTCAAGACCACCAAAGAGCTCTCCAGCTATGACGCCGACGCCCGCGCCGCACTAGATCACCTCAAATCCCGCTCCGACTGCACCGGCCACCTCGGAGCCATGGGCATCTGTATCGGCGGCCACCTCGCCTTCCGCGCCGCAATGAACCCCGACGTCCTCGCCACCGCCTGCTTCTACGCCACCGACATCCACAAAGGCTCTCTCAGCAAAGGCGGAGACAACTCCCTCGAACGCACAAAAGACATCAATGGCGAACTCCTCATGATCTGGGGTCGCCAGGACCCGCACATCCCCCTCGAAGGCCGCATGGCCGTCCTCGCCCGCCTCAACGAACTCGAAAAGAAGTTCAGCTGGCACGAGGTCAACGGAGCCCACGCCTTCATGCGCGACGAAGGCGTCCGCTACGACCCCGAACTCGCCCACACCCTCTACGACCTCGTCTTCAACTTCTTCCATCGCAAGCTAGGCGAAGGCGACCAGTCCGCGCAACCCACCGCCTCCACCGAAACTCGCCACTAG
- the miaB gene encoding tRNA (N6-isopentenyl adenosine(37)-C2)-methylthiotransferase MiaB — protein sequence MSKTFYIETFGCQMNAHDSEKVIGTLEQQGYARVQDEDAAGLILYNTCSIRDKAEQKVFHRLNEYKKLQGEGKKFAVLGCVAQQEGQKIFEKAPYVSMVAGSASYRNLPEMLRRLEAGEERITGLDDRQTELTFETEFTARSNPHRGYITIIEGCDKFCAYCVVPYTRGKERSRTAASVLVEARKMVDLGFTEIQFLGQNVNSYRDPSGRMSFAELLVAVGELPGIRRVRFTTSHPRDFTRDIVQAIDDTPTLCDHIHLPVQSGSTAVLQAMAREYTREWYLERMNWIKAAKRDISITSDMIVGFPGETDADFEETITLVGEVKYDAVFAFKFSPRPNTPAVTMADSIPDEVKTERLRILMDRQREIQRKHYGRHLGEVQEVMVESYNPSRNQVVGRSTQNKTVNFSTAQIVQARPPIGSYLPVRITQTLPNCLVGEAIEDAEALPVASVQRASDFVVLN from the coding sequence GTGAGTAAGACTTTTTATATTGAGACGTTTGGCTGCCAGATGAACGCCCATGACTCGGAGAAGGTCATCGGGACGCTGGAGCAGCAGGGCTATGCGCGTGTGCAGGACGAGGATGCGGCCGGGTTGATTTTGTATAACACCTGCTCGATTCGCGATAAGGCGGAGCAGAAGGTGTTTCATCGGCTGAATGAGTACAAGAAGTTGCAGGGTGAGGGAAAGAAGTTCGCCGTGCTGGGCTGTGTTGCGCAGCAGGAGGGCCAGAAGATCTTCGAGAAGGCTCCTTATGTGTCGATGGTGGCGGGGTCGGCGTCGTATCGGAACCTGCCGGAGATGCTGCGGAGGCTCGAGGCTGGGGAGGAACGGATTACCGGGCTTGATGACCGGCAGACGGAGCTGACGTTTGAGACGGAGTTTACGGCACGGTCGAATCCACATCGTGGCTACATCACGATCATCGAGGGCTGCGACAAGTTCTGCGCTTATTGTGTGGTGCCGTATACGCGTGGCAAGGAGCGTAGCCGGACTGCTGCTTCGGTGCTAGTGGAGGCTCGCAAGATGGTGGATCTTGGGTTCACTGAGATTCAGTTTCTTGGGCAGAACGTGAACTCCTATCGTGATCCTTCGGGACGGATGTCATTTGCGGAGCTGCTGGTTGCGGTAGGAGAGCTGCCGGGAATCAGGCGTGTGCGGTTTACGACGTCACATCCGCGCGACTTTACGCGGGATATTGTGCAGGCGATTGATGATACGCCGACGCTTTGCGACCACATCCATCTGCCGGTGCAGTCGGGTTCTACGGCTGTGCTGCAGGCAATGGCGCGAGAGTATACGCGGGAGTGGTATCTGGAGCGGATGAACTGGATTAAGGCGGCAAAGCGTGACATCAGCATTACGAGCGACATGATCGTTGGCTTTCCCGGCGAGACTGATGCAGACTTTGAGGAGACCATCACGCTGGTTGGCGAGGTGAAGTATGATGCCGTGTTCGCATTCAAGTTTTCGCCGCGACCTAATACGCCTGCAGTGACGATGGCGGATAGTATTCCGGACGAGGTGAAGACGGAGCGGCTACGAATTTTGATGGACAGGCAGCGGGAGATTCAGCGGAAGCACTACGGACGTCACCTGGGTGAGGTGCAGGAGGTGATGGTGGAGAGCTACAATCCTTCACGCAATCAGGTTGTTGGCCGTAGCACTCAGAACAAGACGGTGAACTTTTCGACTGCGCAGATTGTGCAGGCTCGGCCGCCGATTGGTAGTTACCTGCCGGTTCGGATCACGCAGACATTGCCCAATTGCCTGGTAGGCGAGGCGATAGAAGATGCAGAGGCGTTGCCGGTGGCTTCTGTGCAACGTGCTTCTGATTTTGTGGTGCTCAACTGA